One genomic segment of Synechocystis sp. LKSZ1 includes these proteins:
- a CDS encoding DUF3368 domain-containing protein, whose amino-acid sequence MTGSIGILLRAKQEGYDFSMQTVITRMLNQGIRLSSSVIQTALKESGEID is encoded by the coding sequence ATGACGGGTTCCATTGGCATTTTACTCAGAGCTAAGCAAGAAGGTTATGATTTTTCTATGCAAACAGTGATTACTCGGATGCTCAATCAAGGTATTCGTCTTAGTTCGAGCGTCATTCAAACTGCCCTAAAAGAGTCAGGAGAAATTGATTAA
- a CDS encoding DUF3368 domain-containing protein, giving the protein MPKPTQIVINTSPLLALIAGLGDLAILGELYETVFVTYEVGQEILTGGKLGFGIAEFEQAKSLQRLDKPLQIMPFLLNSLDLGEASVIQLSLNLGIATVCIDEAIGRRIARLNSLK; this is encoded by the coding sequence ATGCCTAAACCGACCCAAATTGTCATTAATACATCTCCTTTATTAGCTCTGATTGCTGGGCTAGGAGATTTAGCTATTTTGGGAGAATTATATGAAACTGTTTTCGTAACCTATGAAGTAGGGCAGGAGATTTTAACAGGAGGGAAACTAGGATTTGGCATTGCCGAATTTGAACAAGCTAAATCTTTACAGCGACTCGATAAGCCGCTACAAATTATGCCTTTTTTACTCAATTCTTTAGATTTAGGGGAAGCCTCTGTGATTCAGCTTTCTTTAAATTTAGGGATTGCAACCGTTTGCATTGATGAAGCAATTGGCCGCCGCATTGCCAGGTTAAATTCACTCAAATGA
- a CDS encoding UPF0175 family protein: protein MTSMLTIPYPENFPDALGETKHEFEEEAKWSMAVKLFERRRLSSGMAATLVGVDRVTFLLRLQEFGVAMIDLSEDEILSDLANA, encoded by the coding sequence ATGACCTCTATGCTGACTATCCCCTATCCTGAAAATTTTCCGGATGCTCTGGGTGAAACGAAACACGAGTTTGAAGAAGAGGCGAAATGGTCGATGGCCGTTAAGTTATTCGAGCGACGACGACTCTCCTCCGGCATGGCAGCCACCTTAGTTGGAGTAGATCGAGTCACCTTTCTTCTACGTCTCCAGGAATTTGGAGTTGCCATGATAGATCTGAGCGAGGATGAAATTTTATCTGACTTAGCCAATGCCTAA
- a CDS encoding type II toxin-antitoxin system VapC family toxin, translated as MFLLDTNICIYIIKKKPPAVLARFEQIDPSALGISIVTLAELEYGAAKSSNPQKNYRVVEDFVRYLDVFSWDRPVSRIYAEIRADLNKKGTPIGLLDTQIAAHCLSLDRVLVTNNEREFLRVPGLSVENWA; from the coding sequence ATGTTTCTGCTGGATACCAATATTTGCATCTATATCATCAAGAAAAAACCACCAGCCGTGTTAGCCCGATTCGAGCAAATTGACCCCAGTGCTTTGGGGATATCCATTGTCACGTTAGCTGAATTAGAATATGGCGCAGCAAAGTCCTCTAATCCTCAAAAGAATTACCGGGTTGTTGAGGATTTTGTTCGCTATTTAGATGTTTTTAGTTGGGATCGTCCGGTTAGTCGAATTTATGCGGAGATTCGCGCCGATTTAAATAAAAAAGGAACTCCTATTGGTTTACTGGATACACAGATCGCCGCCCACTGCTTGAGTTTAGACCGGGTTTTGGTGACCAATAACGAGCGAGAATTTTTAAGGGTACCGGGTCTGTCGGTGGAAAACTGGGCTTAG
- the vapB gene encoding type II toxin-antitoxin system VapB family antitoxin — MKASKTAKIFMNGNSQAIRLPQEFRFEGKEVYIRKEGDEVILSPKPKSWRDFFENGPLPSEDFMVKRDDERPQEREDLF, encoded by the coding sequence ATGAAAGCTTCAAAAACCGCAAAAATCTTTATGAATGGTAATAGTCAAGCGATCCGACTGCCCCAGGAGTTTCGCTTTGAGGGGAAAGAGGTCTATATCCGCAAGGAGGGAGACGAGGTGATTTTGTCACCAAAACCGAAGTCCTGGCGTGATTTCTTTGAAAATGGGCCCTTGCCCTCCGAGGATTTTATGGTGAAGCGAGATGATGAACGGCCTCAGGAGCGAGAGGATTTGTTTTAG